A segment of the Chlorocebus sabaeus isolate Y175 chromosome 15, mChlSab1.0.hap1, whole genome shotgun sequence genome:
ACTTGGAAAAGAGTCCATGCCAATCCCTTGCCCACCCTCCACTTCCTGTCCACTTGCTCTACTACTCTAAGCCTGAAGTTCGAAGGACAATTTCATTAACTTCCCTAAAATACAGCAGACTTTTAAGGAGGAACCATGTCAAAGGGTATACAGTAACCTCTTTGTTCCCTCACCTTCTACCTAAAAGGTTTGTCCTGACTCTAGAAAAGTCTACCATCTGCTACCCCACACATCCCAAGACAGAGAAATAGCTCACAAAAGGGAATTCTAGAGCTATGGCACAATTTACTCCCTGCAAATGAATCTCCCTGACTTAATTATCCATGATATATAACTGACTTCTCTAAGTTCCTTTGTTAGGAAGAAGCCTTTTTTTACAAAATGTGTAAAGCTAATGAAGAATCACTGCTCTACCACTCACTATGTAGTTTTAGCGAAATTACTTAACTATACTAAGCTGGCTTTtccttctgaaaaacaaaaacagaagaaaaaaaaaaaagtagaactaaACTAGCTTTACTGTATCTTCCAATTCCAACATTCTCTAGGCATTCAAGAAATAATACTGTTTTTTTAAACTTAGCACATATATCCTCTATGGAAGTGTAAGAAAGCGTgaaattatttaaatcttttcaTAATGATATATAAAGCTCAAGAATTATAAAAGGTGGCATTTATAGGTATGTGTCATATCTTGGAATTTTAGCCAtttcaattacatttaaaataattattagaacCTGTTCCTGACTCAGACTTCTGCTGACACAGTCAGTTAAGGCATGATTCTTTGATTTATAAATTCTTAATCACCAAAAGATTATCAGCATATAGTGAAATAAGGCTTAGAGTAACTACAGAATCTGTAAGCCaaccaaaaataatttatattgtgttacatttgaaaatgttttcttaagaGTCCAAAGTACTAACTAGCATTTATGATTTATCTTCACGGTGTATCTTCAGGGCTTATCTTATTTTGCTAATGGCAATGCATTAGTGGCATATTCTACGAACTGCAACATGGCATAAGTAGAGTAAGTACTTTGAAATAACCTTCcattaaatataaaagatttgGCTTACAAATTCCATTTTTTCCCAGATTTTTTCTCTTGAGACCAATACAACCTCCACATACTGGGTAGAGATAAAGTTAATTGGCCCTCCCAGAAAGATTCCAGCTAAGTTAAGCAGCCACATTTAAATATACACTCACTACCCCATTACTTAAGACTTCACTGAAGCACAAGGTCTTGATTTTTAGTCTGGTTCCCTCATAGTTCAGTCAGACTCTGTGAGGCAGATGGGAAAGAAACTATTCTTTCCTTTAGTATCTATTGTTGCTTCAATACTAGCAACAAGGGGACTGTGCTGCCAGGTTAGCAGAATCTCATCAGGAAACTACAATCCCAGCAGAAATCAACTCAACTTTATAAATCTGCATATAACAGTACTAATTTGAATAAtactgagtcaaaaaaaaaaaaaaaaaaaaaacacttttcgttcaaaaaaaacacatttgaaaaggaAATCTTCGGCACTACCACGAAATCCATTACAGCTAAATTTCaaaagtgagagagaagaaataaggTACAAACATCAAGGATTTCTTCATATCTTTTGGCTGTTCGTTTTAGATCATCATCTTTCTCGgcaatttttttaagtaactgATTTGTCTCTTCTTGATGGCTTTCTAAAagttcagcctccacctcctgggccttatctaataaataaaaatggacacaGGCAAGAAAACACATTAGTCAAGAGTTAATATTTACATCTCAGTTTCAGTAACAATTCTCATTCCAATTAATTTtgatgatatttaattttatataagcaTTATAAGATGTTTAAAGAGACATCTAACTCAACAGTGATCAAACGTTTCCTTTCCCTGAGCAAAAGTGTCTTTACAAGGTAATTATTTAGCTAATATTTTCCGATTGTTTTACCTGCTCCCCCTCTCCTTAAGGTAAGTCATTGCCAGGCAGGGCAGGTTCCCAATAGAGAACGTTATTGGGCAAAGATTATTTCTTCTCCAGTTTAATGACTTAATGCACTTACCACAAAGTGCAGAAACAATAAGCTTAAATTATAGCCTCTGCTGATGTAATTGTTCCTTCTGGAACTTAAACTTTTACttactgatagtttcttttatgGTCATTTCCAGCTCTTGCTCCTTTTGTGCCAGCTGCGTATTAAACTCCCTCATCAGCTGTTTTAATGTGGAATTGTGCTTCAGTTCAAGATCTTCCTGCTCCTGTCTGAGGAACAAAAATTTACAGTTAACTGTGGCCACACAAAGAACAAGCTGCAAGGAACTACCTGGTCTTCAAAACAGTGCATTGAGTTCACTGtatgaaaacatttttgagagacagagagagtgagtgTGTTGTGTGTCCAGGTACAGAAAACACTTCTGGAAGGACACATCAACTATGATTACCTCTAAGGGAGTGGGCCTAGGGACCacagaatttttgttttccattttaattacttttcaaaACACATCTATGTTATATAATAATACTGCTAATACTAAAAACAATGAAacgaaaagaaaataattacttggATATGTCCCTAATAACCAGAATCTTGTACACAAGAAAAGGTTTTTCTCCCCTAAATGGACATGGAATAACACTGTCACTTGCCCTAAATTGTTTTTACTTCTCCTCATATTTAACATACTGGATTTATGTTTAATACTTTGGGTTGGTGAAACTTacccaaataatttaaaataactgtattaggcacacacatacaaaaaaggaGACTTCATTAAGGACTGCCATAAAAATATTCAAGCTGATATAAAACTTACttgattttctcttccctttcttgttCATATTCTTTCTTTAGTATTTCCAATTCTTGCTGATGTTCCTTTCTCAACATTCGAAGGTCTTTCTGCAGTCTAATAACCTCTTTGCCCAGTTTCTGTTTCTCCTGTTCTGCCCCTGCTAATTTAAACTCCAGGTCATTGTGCTGGGCTTCCATGTTACTAAGCAATTTGGGTTGGACCAAATGTGATTTGGACTTTTCGTCAGTGTTTTCTTCCAAAAGTTCTGTGGGTTTATTTTTTCCATCCATCTGTTGTAAAGCctgtaatttttcatattttgaggTCAACGCTTCCATTTCAACTCTATGTACTTGTTTCTGTCTTACTAAGCAGGAATCCAGCTCTTTTATCTTTTGCTCCAAGATTTGACAGGTTAGTTCCTTCTCCTGGAGGATTTTCTGGACATCGTCAAACACATTTTCCAAGTTTTGCTTTGCCTGTATGTTATTTTTACCTTCTTCTTCCACATGCTGGGATACTATCAAggaatatttcttgtttttttcttcaagttcTTCTTGAAGATGACCTATCATAACTTGATCTTCATGTTGCTTTGCCTCAGCATGTTCTAGCTTTATTAAGAGCTCCTGGTATTTGCACTGCATTTCAGAATGAGAAGAAATGGTCTCTTCTTTTTCCTGCCCTACCCTCGgcaatagcttttctttttcagttaaatttctttgtaaaacactgattttttcttcatgtgtctTCTGTATACAGCCTTGGGAATCTGCTTCTTCTTGTTCAGTACATGCTGCCACATTTTTTGCTGATCTGGGTACAATTAATGTTTCTGATTGTGAACTTTCCACTGACTTAAGTTTTTCTTCCAAGATGTgaacttccctttctctttcctgcaATTTTGTATTTAACTCACTCAAATggctttctgtatcttttttatactgctcttctttctcttccatttgAGATAACAACTGCTTCCTAATGGCAGCAATTTtttgttcagcttttttcttCAACTCTGCTAATTTTGCAGCACTTTCTGACTCAAGCCTATCTTCCAATGCCTTTAACTCCTCCTCTTTGCTTTTCACACTTAAATTCACATgttctaattctttcttcttagtTTCAAGTTCAGCTTTCATGGAATAAACTTGGTTTTCAAGTGTTAAGATTTTTTCTTCAGCTTCTTTAACCCTGTTGTCCTTTTCCTCTCCTAACTCTTGAAAATGTTGAAGTTTCTGAACCAATTCTTTGTGTTCAATATCCTTTTGTTGATTGTAATTTTTAAGAACTTCATTTAAGGACTCTATTTCAATCATTTTCTGGGTAATATGGTCCTCTAATTCCATAATTCTTGCTGTTTGAGTCTTTAACTCTGTTTCTAAACTACactcctttttctccatcttgCTCTTCTTGTCTTCCATTTCACCCCTTAAACAAtcaaatcttttattttgttgatcaaGGTCTTCCTTCAATAAATTTATCTTCTCATCCTTTTCATGAGCTTCCTTTGATTTTAACTCAAGCTGAATCTGCAATTCTTTAATAGTGTTTTGATGCTGTGTAAATCTTGACTGCGCTTTCTTCTTCCATTCTGAGAATTTATTGGACCAGTGATCTACCTGCTCAAGAGCAGAAATTTTCTCTTTACTCAGAGTATCAACTTTTAAAGATAAATCTTGCACCTGATCCAGCaattcatgtttttcttcatcATATTGCTTTCTTAGTGATGAAATGGCTGCTTCTTTTTCGGATAGGCTGATACTATTTTGAAGCTGAACATTCAAATCAGTTAGTTGTTTACTAAGACTGctaatctcaatttttttttctttaagctcttCTTTCATCAATGTGACAGCATTGATGTTTTCAGATAACTCTTTCTTCAACTGTGTTATACAAGACTCCTTTTCAGAAGCAGCCTGTTGCTGATTGCCTCCTTCCTTCTGTAAGGCTTCTTTTTCTGTTACAAGACTTTCAATATCAGCCTTCATGCtcttaatttgattttctttttcttctaactgATAAGTAGCCtgttgaaaagaaatatttagtgCATTCTGTTCCTCTGTCAACTGTCTAAGCTGTGCTTCTAATTCAGAAACTGTGCAAGTTTTAATTAACAGTGCCTCCTTAACTTTAGTTGTATGGTGCTGACAATGAGAAATCCTAGAGAGAATGGCATTAGTTTTACTACTACTAATGTTGATTAGCTCATTTGTTTTAGCTTCTAATAAGGCTTCGGTTTTCTTACAGCAAATATCTAGCTGAATCGCTAGTTCCTCAGACAGTTTTTTAAATTCCAAGCTCTTGTCCTCTAGGCTTTTGTTACTGCTTTCATGTGAAGATTTCAAACTCTGGAATTCTTCATCTGTGGTTTTCAACTTGCTTGTCAACTCAGAAACCTTCTGCTTATCTTCTTCTGCCAGCATCTTCAGTTCAACTAGCTGCTCTTGAAGAAAAGTATTTTCCTTCAGAGAATTATTCAAGTCAACCTCCAGCTTTTCAAGGTGGGCTTTCAGTTTAGTTTCATCTTGTGCAAGAGAATTCACATGGGCAGACTTCTGCTTTAACTGTTCCTGTAATTCATTTAATGTTGTATCCTGTTTAACACCTTCTTCCTTCAGCCATGTTATTTCCTTGTTCATCTCTTCTTTTTCACACCCAAATAGGAGGATCTTCTGTTTCAGTTCTGCTACCTCTTGTTCTTTTTCCTGTAATTGGATTTCATGTATTTCCTGAAGTTCTTCAGCTTGCTGATTAAGTTTCTTTTCCCAGATTGATATGACATCATTGAGTTCTCGTTGATGAACCTCCGTAAGACTTTCTATTTGTTCCTTTTGGTTTGTTTCCAGTCTTGACACTGCATCACTGATTCCAGCTGAGTTAGCCTGTGCCATTTCCAGCATTTTGGcattaaactgtttttctttctgactaAGTTCTAGAACAGTATTTTCAAGCTCTTTCTTAAGTTTGGCTTCCTGATccagtaattttttctttaacgtTTCTTGcatctcctttgctttctgcttaattttttccatctttttttcttggtttttaaatttggttTCATATTCCTCATTCAAAATATGAATACTGTCCTCCTTGGCTGACAATTTCTGTGTGAGtatctcaatttctttcttctgtccttctctcatttgtaaaatcgtattttccttttccaccaagaTTTGCTTTGTCTGTTCCTGTTCTCTGTTACTATCTTCAAGTTTGGACTCATAGACTTGGGTTAAAGATTTTACCTTTTGCTCCATTTCACTATTCTGTTTTTCAAGTTGCTGCATTAAGTCCTGCACCTGGATTTTGTGAGCATCTAACTCAGTacaaacatctttcttttgtgtttcaaCTTCAGCTACCTGTTTGGTAAGAAGAATTCTTTCTGTTTCCAAATCCAACAACTTCTGCTGCAATTGGGCCAACTGTTCCTCATATGCCTTTGTCTGCTCATGTGTGGCACTCTGGTAAGACTGAAAAACATCCAGCTTAGCAGATGCCTGCTGGAGTTCCCCTTCAGACCTTTTAATATCTGCCTCTAAATTTTCTACATGAGTCTGATGCTCTTTCAAATGCTTGTCCTTTTCCTTCAACAGAAGCTCAAGTTGATTAATTTGATCTTTTAATGCCTTCTCAGTCCCCTGGATAGATACCTCGTGTTCTTTAATGATACTGTCAACTTGCTGCTGGTGATGATTTTTCTGTTCATCCATCTTGGCCTCTAATTCCTGCTTCATTTTATCTGTTTGATCTTTCAGAACAGAAAGTTCCTCTTCTAGCTTCTGACGGGCTTTTAATACCTCTGACAGTTCAGAAGATAATGATTCTAGTTCTGTTTGTTTCACATCAAGCTTCTCTAAagtcttttcattcatttcttctatgTGGGCCTGGAAGAGAatctctttgtctttcaacaatgtttctttttcttgttcacaCCTTTCCCtaagtttttccatttctgtctgATATTGTTGCTTTAAGACTTGGAGTTTTTCAGTCCAAAGGGCATCCTGCTGACGCTTAAGGCCTTCCAATTCTGTCTTGTGTTTTTCAACCATGACTGTAATCTCCTTATTGTGCTTATTTTTTTCAGCTTCCAGATGAACAGCCAAATCTTTtgactgtattttgttttcttgtaagcTTTTTTCCAAAGAACTTTCCAATTCAAGAATTCTCTGTTAATTAAAAACAGatgcatttttattaaagtacGTACTTATCTATTAGCAATGATACACAGACATGATGTCTACCACCTACCTGAAGatcaaaatttacataaatagcTTAACATATCATACCAAACACTAGAAAGGACAAAGAATCTGTGCTCAATTACTAAAGGAATCAT
Coding sequences within it:
- the GOLGA4 gene encoding golgin subfamily A member 4 isoform X8 — translated: MFKKLKQKISEEQQQLQQALAPGQASSNSSTPTRTRSRTSSFTEQLDEGTPNRESGDTQSFAQKLQLRVPSVESLFRSPIKESLFRSSSKESLVRTSSRESLNRLDLDSSTANFDPPSDMDSEAEDLVGNSDSLNKEQLIQRLRRMERSLSSYRGKYSELVTAYQMLQREKKKLQGILSQSQDKSLRRIAELREELQMDQQAKKHLQEEFDASLEEKDQYISVLQTQVSLLKQRLRNGPMNVDVLKPLPQLEPQAEFLTKEENPESDVEPVVEDGTSAKTLETLQQRVKRQENLLKRCKETIQSHKEQCTLLTSEKEALQEQLDERLQELEKIKDLHMAEKTKLITQLRDAKNLIEQLEQDKGMVIAETKRQMHETLEMKEEEIAQLRSRIKQMTTQGEELREQKEKSERAAFEELEKALSTAQKTEEARRKLKAEMDEQIKTIEKTSEEERISLQQELSRVKQEVVDVMKKSSEEQIAKLQKLHEKELARKEQELTKKLQTREREFQEQMKVALEKSQSEYLKISQEKEQQESLALEELELQKKAILTESENKLRDLQQEAETYRTRILELESSLEKSLQENKIQSKDLAVHLEAEKNKHNKEITVMVEKHKTELEGLKRQQDALWTEKLQVLKQQYQTEMEKLRERCEQEKETLLKDKEILFQAHIEEMNEKTLEKLDVKQTELESLSSELSEVLKARQKLEEELSVLKDQTDKMKQELEAKMDEQKNHHQQQVDSIIKEHEVSIQGTEKALKDQINQLELLLKEKDKHLKEHQTHVENLEADIKRSEGELQQASAKLDVFQSYQSATHEQTKAYEEQLAQLQQKLLDLETERILLTKQVAEVETQKKDVCTELDAHKIQVQDLMQQLEKQNSEMEQKVKSLTQVYESKLEDSNREQEQTKQILVEKENTILQMREGQKKEIEILTQKLSAKEDSIHILNEEYETKFKNQEKKMEKIKQKAKEMQETLKKKLLDQEAKLKKELENTVLELSQKEKQFNAKMLEMAQANSAGISDAVSRLETNQKEQIESLTEVHQRELNDVISIWEKKLNQQAEELQEIHEIQLQEKEQEVAELKQKILLFGCEKEEMNKEITWLKEEGVKQDTTLNELQEQLKQKSAHVNSLAQDETKLKAHLEKLEVDLNNSLKENTFLQEQLVELKMLAEEDKQKVSELTSKLKTTDEEFQSLKSSHESSNKSLEDKSLEFKKLSEELAIQLDICCKKTEALLEAKTNELINISSSKTNAILSRISHCQHHTTKVKEALLIKTCTVSELEAQLRQLTEEQNALNISFQQATYQLEEKENQIKSMKADIESLVTEKEALQKEGGNQQQAASEKESCITQLKKELSENINAVTLMKEELKEKKIEISSLSKQLTDLNVQLQNSISLSEKEAAISSLRKQYDEEKHELLDQVQDLSLKVDTLSKEKISALEQVDHWSNKFSEWKKKAQSRFTQHQNTIKELQIQLELKSKEAHEKDEKINLLKEDLDQQNKRFDCLRGEMEDKKSKMEKKECSLETELKTQTARIMELEDHITQKMIEIESLNEVLKNYNQQKDIEHKELVQKLQHFQELGEEKDNRVKEAEEKILTLENQVYSMKAELETKKKELEHVNLSVKSKEEELKALEDRLESESAAKLAELKKKAEQKIAAIRKQLLSQMEEKEEQYKKDTESHLSELNTKLQEREREVHILEEKLKSVESSQSETLIVPRSAKNVAACTEQEEADSQGCIQKTHEEKISVLQRNLTEKEKLLPRVGQEKEETISSHSEMQCKYQELLIKLEHAEAKQHEDQVMIGHLQEELEEKNKKYSLIVSQHVEEEGKNNIQAKQNLENVFDDVQKILQEKELTCQILEQKIKELDSCLVRQKQVHRVEMEALTSKYEKLQALQQMDGKNKPTELLEENTDEKSKSHLVQPKLLSNMEAQHNDLEFKLAGAEQEKQKLGKEVIRLQKDLRMLRKEHQQELEILKKEYEQEREEKIKQEQEDLELKHNSTLKQLMREFNTQLAQKEQELEMTIKETINKAQEVEAELLESHQEETNQLLKKIAEKDDDLKRTAKRYEEILDAREEEMTTKVMELQTQLEELQKKYQQKLEQEENPGNDNVTITELQTQLAQKTTLISDSKLKEQEFREQIHNLEDRLKKYEKNVYATTVGTPYKGGNLYHTDVSLFGEPTEFEYLRKVLFEYMMGRETKTMAKVITTVLKFPDDQTQKILEREDARLMSWLRSSS
- the GOLGA4 gene encoding golgin subfamily A member 4 isoform X7 codes for the protein MFKKLKQKISEEQQQLQQALAPGQASSNSSTPTRTRSRTSSFTEQLDEGTPNRESGDTQSFAQKLQLRVPSVESLFRSPIKESLFRSSSKESLVRTSSRESLNRLDLDSSTANFDPPSDMDSEAEDLVGNSDSLNKEQLIQRLRRMERSLSSYRGKYSELVTAYQMLQREKKKLQGILSQSQDKSLRRIAELREELQMDQQAKKHLQEEFDASLEEKDQYISVLQTQVSLLKQRLRNGPMNVDVLKPLPQLEPQAEFLTKEENPESDVEPVVEDGTSAKTLETLQQRVKRQENLLKRCKETIQSHKEQCTLLTSEKEALQEQLDERLQELEKIKDLHMAEKTKLITQLRDAKNLIEQLEQDKGMVIAETKRQMHETLEMKEEEIAQLRSRIKQMTTQGEELREQKEKSERAAFEELEKALSTAQKTEEARRKLKAEMDEQIKTIEKTSEEERISLQQELSRVKQEVVDVMKKSSEEQIAKLQKLHEKELARKEQELTKKLQTREREFQEQMKVALEKSQSEYLKISQEKEQQESLALEELELQKKAILTESENKLRDLQQEAETYRTRILELESSLEKSLQENKIQSKDLAVHLEAEKNKHNKEITVMVEKHKTELEGLKRQQDALWTEKLQVLKQQYQTEMEKLRERCEQEKETLLKDKEILFQAHIEEMNEKTLEKLDVKQTELESLSSELSEVLKARQKLEEELSVLKDQTDKMKQELEAKMDEQKNHHQQQVDSIIKEHEVSIQGTEKALKDQINQLELLLKEKDKHLKEHQTHVENLEADIKRSEGELQQASAKLDVFQSYQSATHEQTKAYEEQLAQLQQKLLDLETERILLTKQVAEVETQKKDVCTELDAHKIQVQDLMQQLEKQNSEMEQKVKSLTQVYESKLEDSNREQEQTKQILVEKENTILQMREGQKKEIEILTQKLSAKEDSIHILNEEYETKFKNQEKKMEKIKQKAKEMQETLKKKLLDQEAKLKKELENTVLELSQKEKQFNAKMLEMAQANSAGISDAVSRLETNQKEQIESLTEVHQRELNDVISIWEKKLNQQAEELQEIHEIQLQEKEQEVAELKQKILLFGCEKEEMNKEITWLKEEGVKQDTTLNELQEQLKQKSAHVNSLAQDETKLKAHLEKLEVDLNNSLKENTFLQEQLVELKMLAEEDKQKVSELTSKLKTTDEEFQSLKSSHESSNKSLEDKSLEFKKLSEELAIQLDICCKKTEALLEAKTNELINISSSKTNAILSRISHCQHHTTKVKEALLIKTCTVSELEAQLRQLTEEQNALNISFQQATYQLEEKENQIKSMKADIESLVTEKEALQKEGGNQQQAASEKESCITQLKKELSENINAVTLMKEELKEKKIEISSLSKQLTDLNVQLQNSISLSEKEAAISSLRKQYDEEKHELLDQVQDLSLKVDTLSKEKISALEQVDHWSNKFSEWKKKAQSRFTQHQNTIKELQIQLELKSKEAHEKDEKINLLKEDLDQQNKRFDCLRGEMEDKKSKMEKKECSLETELKTQTARIMELEDHITQKMIEIESLNEVLKNYNQQKDIEHKELVQKLQHFQELGEEKDNRVKEAEEKILTLENQVYSMKAELETKKKELEHVNLSVKSKEEELKALEDRLESESAAKLAELKKKAEQKIAAIRKQLLSQMEEKEEQYKKDTESHLSELNTKLQEREREVHILEEKLKSVESSQSETLIVPRSAKNVAACTEQEEADSQGCIQKTHEEKISVLQRNLTEKEKLLPRVGQEKEETISSHSEMQCKYQELLIKLEHAEAKQHEDQVMIGHLQEELEEKNKKYSLIVSQHVEEEGKNNIQAKQNLENVFDDVQKILQEKELTCQILEQKIKELDSCLVRQKQVHRVEMEALTSKYEKLQALQQMDGKNKPTELLEENTDEKSKSHLVQPKLLSNMEAQHNDLEFKLAGAEQEKQKLGKEVIRLQKDLRMLRKEHQQELEILKKEYEQEREEKIKQEQEDLELKHNSTLKQLMREFNTQLAQKEQELEMTIKETINKAQEVEAELLESHQEETNQLLKKIAEKDDDLKRTAKRYEEILDAREEEMTTKVMELQTQLEELQKKYQQKLEQEENPGNDNVTITELQTQLAQKTTLISDSKLKEQEFREQIHNLEDRLKKYEKNVYATTVGTPYKGGNLYHTDVSLFGEPTEFEYLRKVLFEYMMGRETKTMAKVITTVLKFPDDQTQKILEREDARLMFTSPRSGIF
- the GOLGA4 gene encoding golgin subfamily A member 4 isoform X2 — encoded protein: MFKKLKQKISEEQQQLQQALAPGQASSNSSTPTRTRSRTSSFTEQLDEGTPNRELLAGMIAEPAFLSEYTIFALDSSKHPKTQSDSVNASTHASKSPDSVNGSEPSIPQSGDTQSFAQKLQLRVPSVESLFRSPIKESLFRSSSKESLVRTSSRESLNRLDLDSSTANFDPPSDMDSEAEDLVGNSDSLNKEQLIQRLRRMERSLSSYRGKYSELVTAYQMLQREKKKLQGILSQSQDKSLRRIAELREELQMDQQAKKHLQEEFDASLEEKDQYISVLQTQVSLLKQRLRNGPMNVDVLKPLPQLEPQAEFLTKEENPESDVEPVVEDGTSAKTLETLQQRVKRQENLLKRCKETIQSHKEQCTLLTSEKEALQEQLDERLQELEKIKDLHMAEKTKLITQLRDAKNLIEQLEQDKGMVIAETKRQMHETLEMKEEEIAQLRSRIKQMTTQGEELREQKEKSERAAFEELEKALSTAQKTEEARRKLKAEMDEQIKTIEKTSEEERISLQQELSRVKQEVVDVMKKSSEEQIAKLQKLHEKELARKEQELTKKLQTREREFQEQMKVALEKSQSEYLKISQEKEQQESLALEELELQKKAILTESENKLRDLQQEAETYRTRILELESSLEKSLQENKIQSKDLAVHLEAEKNKHNKEITVMVEKHKTELEGLKRQQDALWTEKLQVLKQQYQTEMEKLRERCEQEKETLLKDKEILFQAHIEEMNEKTLEKLDVKQTELESLSSELSEVLKARQKLEEELSVLKDQTDKMKQELEAKMDEQKNHHQQQVDSIIKEHEVSIQGTEKALKDQINQLELLLKEKDKHLKEHQTHVENLEADIKRSEGELQQASAKLDVFQSYQSATHEQTKAYEEQLAQLQQKLLDLETERILLTKQVAEVETQKKDVCTELDAHKIQVQDLMQQLEKQNSEMEQKVKSLTQVYESKLEDSNREQEQTKQILVEKENTILQMREGQKKEIEILTQKLSAKEDSIHILNEEYETKFKNQEKKMEKIKQKAKEMQETLKKKLLDQEAKLKKELENTVLELSQKEKQFNAKMLEMAQANSAGISDAVSRLETNQKEQIESLTEVHQRELNDVISIWEKKLNQQAEELQEIHEIQLQEKEQEVAELKQKILLFGCEKEEMNKEITWLKEEGVKQDTTLNELQEQLKQKSAHVNSLAQDETKLKAHLEKLEVDLNNSLKENTFLQEQLVELKMLAEEDKQKVSELTSKLKTTDEEFQSLKSSHESSNKSLEDKSLEFKKLSEELAIQLDICCKKTEALLEAKTNELINISSSKTNAILSRISHCQHHTTKVKEALLIKTCTVSELEAQLRQLTEEQNALNISFQQATYQLEEKENQIKSMKADIESLVTEKEALQKEGGNQQQAASEKESCITQLKKELSENINAVTLMKEELKEKKIEISSLSKQLTDLNVQLQNSISLSEKEAAISSLRKQYDEEKHELLDQVQDLSLKVDTLSKEKISALEQVDHWSNKFSEWKKKAQSRFTQHQNTIKELQIQLELKSKEAHEKDEKINLLKEDLDQQNKRFDCLRGEMEDKKSKMEKKECSLETELKTQTARIMELEDHITQKMIEIESLNEVLKNYNQQKDIEHKELVQKLQHFQELGEEKDNRVKEAEEKILTLENQVYSMKAELETKKKELEHVNLSVKSKEEELKALEDRLESESAAKLAELKKKAEQKIAAIRKQLLSQMEEKEEQYKKDTESHLSELNTKLQEREREVHILEEKLKSVESSQSETLIVPRSAKNVAACTEQEEADSQGCIQKTHEEKISVLQRNLTEKEKLLPRVGQEKEETISSHSEMQCKYQELLIKLEHAEAKQHEDQVMIGHLQEELEEKNKKYSLIVSQHVEEEGKNNIQAKQNLENVFDDVQKILQEKELTCQILEQKIKELDSCLVRQKQVHRVEMEALTSKYEKLQALQQMDGKNKPTELLEENTDEKSKSHLVQPKLLSNMEAQHNDLEFKLAGAEQEKQKLGKEVIRLQKDLRMLRKEHQQELEILKKEYEQEREEKIKQEQEDLELKHNSTLKQLMREFNTQLAQKEQELEMTIKETINKAQEVEAELLESHQEETNQLLKKIAEKDDDLKRTAKRYEEILDAREEEMTTKVMELQTQLEELQKKYQQKLEQEENPGNDNVTITELQTQLAQKTTLISDSKLKEQEFREQIHNLEDRLKKYEKNVYATTVGTPYKGGNLYHTDVSLFGEPTEFEYLRKVLFEYMMGRETKTMAKVITTVLKFPDDQTQKILEREDARLMSWLRSSS